Below is a genomic region from Brachionichthys hirsutus isolate HB-005 unplaced genomic scaffold, CSIRO-AGI_Bhir_v1 contig_887, whole genome shotgun sequence.
CAGTTAATAAAATTACTTTCTGCAGGACACACTAATAAAACAACCTGCACCAATAAGGTGTTCTGAAACTCAAACTAAGCTGACAGGATATTCTACAAAAAATAGTTCAgcatgtgttttcattttcacaagtcAACAGGTAATAAGAATTAACATGGCACAGGTAATTGTTCTCACAGACTTATTGCAGTCACTTGTACATTAGTGGCAGGTATTTTTCTatgaacaaaagcatttttgcCTTTTCACGAGACAGACCACTCCTTTTCTCATCAGCAAAGCTAAACAGGTGCTCCGTGCTCGCATTCAGTGCTTGTGTAGGGGGTGGAGAGATAGGCTCGGCAAGTCGGCGGGCCTGTCGGTGATCTCATGGCAGAGCCAAAGGAGACAGTGGATGATCTTTCAGACCTTTGTGGAGGCAGATACGCTTGGTGGATAAAATCGCTTTCATATGTAGGAATCGGCCGATTGCCCAATATTAAGGAAATCTCGATTTTTGATCGGTGCACCCCTAGTGTTGAGCACAGTAAGCCATCAGCTGACTGTAATTCTAAGTTCAAgaacaaatatgtttttatattggACAGATTATTTAACAATTTGTTGTTACAATAATTTCCCTCCTGTACAAACCAGGTGACATCAATTAAACTTTCCTTTTCTTGCCCAATATAACATTTATTAACTCTCATGCTTTAACGTCTTTAACAACCAGACATTAGGTTTAAAGACAAATATCCTGAATTATCAAACATAATGGTTTGGTAGGACTTACTGAAGGCACGTCTCCATCTAGCTGGTAAACAAAAGTGTTTAACGGTCAAATAGTAGAACGGGACCCCGGTCAGTGTGAGAGCACAGCTCCACCCTGTGTTCCAGGGGTCTGAATACAAAGACAGCCCCACGATGAAGAAGCAAACCAACGTGAATGTGACTGCAATGACCACGGGTGCCTAAAAATcatcaaagaagagcaaatcAAAGAGTTCTCAGTCAGTTTAGGCTTCACTTCTATTGATGAATGCTATGCAGATTAACaaggaaaccaaaaaaacaaaccttgaaAGGTCTTGGGTGGAGAGGGAAGCGATATCGATGGATGAGCATCCCTGTGGTTGCCAAGGCAATGAACAACCAGCGAGTAAAGGAGACGAGATTGATGAGCTGGTAAATGTCTCCAATGGTTAAGAACAACACTGTCAAGGGGTactggaaacagaaaacacCGAAATTAGGAATTCATATTCGACATTCATACTACTTTATTTGCAtaattcattacattacatttgagCTGTGAACATTGATTAGAGGAGTCTCCCTGGGGAGGGACATCCCTTCTACTCTTTCAGAAACATCACCCTCTCAGTGGCCATCGCCTCTGTATGCCTTTTTGTGTCAGTTAGTTTGAGTAACCATTTCTCCCTAAGAGCCACCGGCCTCCACATCCTGTAGCGCCAGTGAGGGTATAGGAAGATTCTTAAGCCTAGGCACACAATCGTTTTTTTAGTGTGGAGTGGTGACTGTTTTTAATCCTATGACCTGTTCAGTGAGATGTCTTACAGAATCCCCATAGATACATTCTGGCACAAAAAACATGATTCCTTTCACCGTTACATTATAGCCATAAGTTGTGTAACACTGTAGAAGTTACAGAAAACAAGGGCTCAAACTCACAACTTGTACGAACAGTCATAATTAAATAGAGGACGACAAAGGCTGCAGAAAAACAGGTAGAAATGAACTGCCAGCGTGTTTCTATAACTAGTTTGGAAGTAGACCAAGACAAAACAGCACAATACCACATAAATGTAGACAACAATATTATAaagataaattaattcattGAACATGTGTTTGTATCTGtccaatttaatttatattcaaTTTTGAGATCCTgtgattatttatgttcttatttACATTAATGTTTTTCTATTGGGcctgtttaattttatttctaatctCTCTTTTCATTCACGACTCAAGCAGCCATCAAAAAGTCCACATCAATCACCATTCGTATTATAAAATGAACAGACTGTTATACAATCACCAATCGAAGGAAATACCAGATCAATAAGGAAAGTTCAATATGTCAAAATTAATAAACGTAATCAGTTCTTTTGTGACCTTTTCTCTGGGcaaatacattctactgtgtgttGCAGGTAGATTGAAAGCAGTTATTTTGTATGACTGAGGTCGGTGTGCTTGTGTCTTGCATCTTGTACAAAACTATTCTTAACACCAACATTTAAAAATTATTGTCTGATATTTCGAACTCCaaaaaacagaaagcagcatTTCTTCAAGCCGTCTTATCCTCTGGAACAATTTTAGTTACTGAAATATGAATTTGGAAGCTGAcattagtttttagttttaaatAGTTTTCAAATATCCAAATATTCCCTTATGTatgaacacaataaacacatatCTGCTTTGTCTTGTCTTGTGTCTGTTCTTTGACATTGCTTTAATATTTGACTGATTGCACGTAGATTGTAGGGTGCAGGCTAATTACCGttagcagcacagcaggtaAAGGCGTTCTTCTGCGGATGTGAATCATAGAAAATATTGAAGGGAAGTGGCCCTCTCTGGCTCCCACAAACATGATCCTGTAATGCAAACAGTAAGACCCACATCCTTATTTTCAGGCATTAGAATGAACATTATAACATTCCTGTTCCCACATTACCTGGTTCCCCCAAAAATGCCAATGTTAAGTGTTCCAAGGCAGGACAAGGCCACAAGAAAGGGAATCACAGACCCCATACCATGAAGGGCGCGGTTTGCAAATGTCTGCAGACACAACATGTAATGAAATTGGAATACAATTAATGTGTATTCTTCAGTCACCGTTTAAAAGTAcgtaaaatatcaaatattcataccaatcacacacacacacacacacacaatcacataaTATGTGAgggggaaggagggagagagagtttgacggcacgtagacactttatacaataattgtaccttacacgtaCTCTTACATAAACGTAGACATAATAGGCATCCTTTTGTTTGAGGATTGTATATATCGTCAAAGTACTACATTTGTACTGCCGCGCGAAATTACTAACACGGACAACGGTCACATTTATTGATAATTTCGTCGTCATCGTGcgttttttcttctcatgaCCATCCTTaacactcgctttctttggtcCCATCACATATAAAGAATGTTCACgaatacagaaataaatattgaagGAGTAACATCACTAGGACgtctagcattagcatcaggaAGCGTGCTCATATCTAAAATTTCTGCTTGAgtgtcaaagcaaaatattgctagCAGACTCGTATGTCTATGGAGGATCAAAACTgccagaattaaaaataaatataaatggggaaaatacataaataaatacaaaacagttaatataatataaatatacaaaataactaaacaaaaatataaaagaagattcaaaaatttaaatatatttggaaataaataagaaaataaatatataaatataataaaatatcaataaataaataaaaactctcggctcttatatttatatttttcatgcTCCAGatgatttaattaatttatttattttcgtaTTTATATTAAcggtttttttcatttatttatgtatttattttagtttattcacccatttatattcatttttaattgtggcagtttcgTCCTCCATAgtgtcgaggtattactatATAAAGAGAAATACAATACCAGAGCCACAgcttcagactgcagcagctcagccggCGTCATCATGGTGTAATAGGCCATGTTAACAAGCACATAACAGACTGTCACTGCCACCATGGAGCTGAATATTGCCAGTGGGACGGTTCTGATATGATGGGATACACATAGGGAAATTTACTGCATGTAGTATATATTTCATTACTATCTGGAGAGTAGACGGATGCTTGATACCTATTGGGGTTTTTAACTTCTTCTGTAACACTGTTCAGGTAAAACCTacaagaaaaaggaaaggaaagtgaTGCTTTTTGAATTCTAGACAGTGttcataatgaaataaatgattgcttaCCATCCACTATAAGCGTAAAAGCCATTAAAGAAGGCCAGTGGCAACTTATCCCATGTTATTAAGTCAAGCTCAAAACCATTCTGGAAATTTTCAGTTTTTCCTAAAAGAGATAAGATTCATACTCAAAGTATTCGAGCATTATCTACAAATGAATTCTTAATAATGTACATTCTCCCACCTTTAGCCAGTGCAATGACACcagggatgatgatgaggacaaGAGCAAACATCTTAATGACGGTCAGGAGGACCTGCGTACGTGTTGCCATGGTCACACTCCAGCAGTTGACTGCCACAACCAACGCTGcaagcagtcaaaaacaaacagccggtAAAACTGAGGTTCATGGAAGTATACTTTGTACTGCACAGACAGGTTTGAGTGCAAACATGTTGTGGATGGAAGGAGGATGTATAAAACCACTTACTCACTGCGAGGACACTGACAAGTTTGACCAGCACCGTGGGAGCGGTGCATGGTGCAAAGAACGGCTCCACCACGTAGCAACCAAAAGCCAGAGACAAGTAGGAAGTCACGGCTGGCCTGGAAACAGAACAACTGGGGTGGGATTTGACTTTCAATCAGGTCAAAGAGAAAGGATGAAACTAACCAACCTGATAAATATGAATTCGGCCCAGAGTCGTAAGAAGGCCGGCAGTGGCCCCAGTGTCTCCAGTAGGTAAGTGTAGTGGCCTCCTGACTTTGTAAAAGTGGTCCCTAGTTCAGCATAGCACAGGGCCCCTAATGAAACACATGTTGatgaatttacttttttttttttttttttacttgactaACATTTTAACTTCTGTGATCAAAGGTTTAGatttatattttcacattttataacAGTGCAGTTAAACAGACAAAATATTGTGAGGTGTTTTAGCAAAGTGTGGTGAAATGGTTGAGCATTAATCTGGAAATCTCAGCACAGCTGAAAGTTCATTTTGAGAATGACCCACTTGTCCATgtttacttatttttatttatttatttgatagggacagtgcacattaatgaacatctgTTCACCTGCATCGAATAGACATAAAAATGCCAGATTATAGCAAAAATGCCAATTTACAGCCGCAGTCCCGAGTCAGCAAAAAGACACAAGACATAAGAAAGAACAAGAGGTCACAATAAAGACACATCACTGTACAGTACATTATTAAGAAGTTAAAAGTCAATGGTTACAGGACTGGGTTGCTTTCACCCACTACTTGAGGtgagttttgaaggtttgtAATGGCGAGTGAAAGACTGTCCCAGATCCTACTTGACAGTTAGATGAGTCACAATTATTTACAGGATAATCGTAGCTGATTTAAGATCCGCAAGTTCCGACATAAACTGCATATTTACAGAGCTACATCTACCTGCTCTAGTCGCCTTCGACCTGCTCTGGTCGCCAGCTTTGTCATTTTTTACTGGGAACACCAACGACTCTTTTGTTTCTTGTACTtgtgtttaattattaattatcagCGGTAAGtttcagaacaaaacaaaataaggtGAGTAGTTAAATGTACATgtaacaattttatttatatacacaaTAACCAAAAATATAATCTGATGTAAAATTCAGTTAAAGAGATCAGTGATACCATCAGGCGTCTTACCGAACATGGAGAGGATCCCACTCAGTGCCCACACCAACAGAGAGAGCCCCACGCTGCCACTGTTCATTAGGATTCCTTTAGGTGCGATGAAGATCCCGCTGCCCACCACTCCGCCGAAGACGATTGCAGTCGCAGACAGCAGGTTGATCTCTCTCCGGAGATGCACCGCCTCATCATCCGGCTGCTTCCTTTCTCcacctttctctctttgtgtccgGTCCATTTCTCAGTGACTGTAGGTTCCAGTTCTTCACCTGAAACTGACAACTTGTTCTTCTGTCGCTTAATTAACTTTACAAACATGTCATAATGTAGTTTGACAAACTCACTATTCCCCTCCAGATATTGATTATACAAACCGGCAGGATAATATGGCACACTTCTAAACCCgtgactgtatttgttttcttgttcaCTTTACATGTATTGCAATGCAACCTGTTTGAATTTGCATCATGGCATTCGTTGAACTCAGTACTTCGTGATGTCGtgagtcactttttttttttttggcaaataaatgtgaattattGAATGTAGAGGAAAGTTGAAGTTTCAGCAATGACTGAGAAAACCTGCATTATTCTACACTGTGAAGCTCAGACTTCGAGTTAGATGAACAGATGACAGCAATAATATTACTTATTTTGTCTCCTTTTCACTGGTCAACAGCTATCAACAGTCCCCTTGGTGAACAAAAATACTAACACAGATATTATTACTCAGGTAAaactgcttgtttttttgtgtttttctaccaCTATCACATTATTTACTTTCATTGATCAAAATCCAGTGTtaaaaatacatagaaaatGTCCATGCGTGATATGAATTGTCACAGTTGATGCCGTATTGGATGCCGCTTTCAGCATTCAGGTCTTGCCTCGCAGCCCGTCAGTGGTTCCTGGGACTCTGGCGCACGTACATGCACTAAAGTAGATGACATCCATTACACGTGATGCTACAAAGATAAAACCAACTGAGAAGTAAAGGCAACAGAGTGCGCTTTTTAATTAAGTGGCTTACACGGCAGTCTGAAGTTACATAAGCCACAATGTTTGATCTTGAACCTTCCTGTTTGCCCTGGGCTCTTTGGCATTTAGGCAAAGTCTTTGAGATTTAGAGGTCTTCCCAGCATCATAATTGCAAAAAAAGCACTTGTAGCTCTTCTTGATAAAACCCACCCCACTGTCCGAGAAGCAAAAATGCAAGAACGTGTTTTGAAAAGATACGGAAAGAAGAACAATGCATCATCTTCTTCTGACTCGGTACTCTCATGGGGGGATGTCTCCTCCTGCCGTGATCACTCTTCTTTGTGGCTTTGTGCTTTAATTTTCTTACCAGGTataaatacagacacacaccacgAGTGATTGGAAATCTAGACAACAGCAATTTGCAATTATCTTGAATGCTGGCCATTCTTTCATTCAGATTTTAATGTGTTGTGTGTTACCTGTTTTCCAGCCCCAAGTTATTGCTACAGGTGCAATtggaagagacaaaagaaaatataagTGCATAAATGAAATACCAGGAGTCCAGACattggtggtggcggtggctgatcACTCTGCTGAGACTGGGCCGGAAAGGCTGAGGAAATGCTAAAGATGGGAAGCCTCTGTGGAAAAGGAGAGGTAGACGTAACAGCCACCGCACAGAACTAGATGCACAAAGAGAGCATATTTATAAAGACATCAGCAAGATCCTCAAACTGGTAtcatgtttgattgattgattcctgtttttttatGCTGCAAAAACTCAGACAGCGAGTTGTTTTTCCTTACATATATAAACTTTTTAAGTTTAATAATGCGACTAATTGCTCCATGTCTTGATTTCATTGTGATTGCAAGTTGTGAAATACCACTTTTCTTGTTGCAGAGTTGCATGAGGAAACTGCAAAACATCCAACATTCGCTCTGAAAAATGTGATTCAGGTGTGTAAATGAAGTGCAATTCTAAAACAATGAACATAATTAATATTCAATCACCTTCACCAGTGGCTGGGGTTGACTAGTCATTTGTCACAAATTACTTTACTGTCGTCAATGGCACGATGAATTATGGATTCAATTGCAATGGCCAAATGTGTGAGTTAGTTTGAATCATAACAGTCCGTATCAGTTTCATCAGTCATTTCAGGAACCCATCATTGGCACCGACATCTGCACTCGCTAC
It encodes:
- the LOC137913950 gene encoding cystine/glutamate transporter-like; protein product: MDRTQREKGGERKQPDDEAVHLRREINLLSATAIVFGGVVGSGIFIAPKGILMNSGSVGLSLLVWALSGILSMFGALCYAELGTTFTKSGGHYTYLLETLGPLPAFLRLWAEFIFIRPAVTSYLSLAFGCYVVEPFFAPCTAPTVLVKLVSVLAVTLVVAVNCWSVTMATRTQVLLTVIKMFALVLIIIPGVIALAKGKTENFQNGFELDLITWDKLPLAFFNGFYAYSGWFYLNSVTEEVKNPNRTVPLAIFSSMVAVTVCYVLVNMAYYTMMTPAELLQSEAVALTFANRALHGMGSVIPFLVALSCLGTLNIGIFGGTRIMFVGAREGHFPSIFSMIHIRRRTPLPAVLLTYPLTVLFLTIGDIYQLINLVSFTRWLFIALATTGMLIHRYRFPLHPRPFKAPVVIAVTFTLVCFFIVGLSLYSDPWNTGWSCALTLTGVPFYYLTVKHFCLPARWRRAFNSCSKKLQILLEVVQQEIKTY